Part of the Zea mays cultivar B73 chromosome 4, Zm-B73-REFERENCE-NAM-5.0, whole genome shotgun sequence genome is shown below.
GGGGCAAACATGTTGTAACGCTTTGCTCAACCTACTCATTATAACCCTAGCCCATGGGAATTTCCTTCCACCTAAATAGATTGGGTCATAATGGTAGTCCTTTCATGTGGTGCCACCGAGTTCTATACCATACAGATTCAAATCTAAAATGTGTATACACTTATGCTGTAGGTTGATTACATACAGTGTCCAATGTCCCCTACTAAGCATAAGTTACATGTTGCTATTACAATGCCATGATGAGTAAAAGGTACAGTTAATATACTAATGAACCTGTGAACAAAAGGTTACTGAGGCTTACCGACTTGCATTTATCCAGATTTACCAACGAAGGCAGTGTGTTATGTAAGCAATTCTGTAACACATTTTGATCAAACGGCTGAGGATTCTTACTATGACGTTCCTGTTCTTCAAAATTTAGCAGAGCTTAGAAACAACATAGAGAGTGTATAAGTATATTCTGTGAATAATTACAATAACTGTGAAGAAGAACCTACCCCAACATTGACATCAAGTACTAATCTGTTAGAAGTCATGGTTCGACTATGATTTTTGGAATCATCACGAACACACTCAATGAAGCACTGCATGAAGACATTCTCAAGACACTTCCCCTCTGTGAAAGATTCATAAATATCGATACAGTTTCCACTGTATCCACCGTAATCTATGACAACCCTGTATGAAGAATATAGTTATATATTCATATTGTGTAACCACCTGTGTAAATGTGCGTAAATGTATTAATGCAACTACATAAATATTTGTCACCTGCCGTAATCCTTAAAATGCAGTATGAACAAAAAAACAACACATTTGTACTTCAGGAGATCGATTTACCTTTTTAGGGTTTGCTAACTTTGTTGACGGTCGACGACGATCCCAGGTAATGCGGCAAGCTAGGGTTCGGAAGAACACACCGTAGATGGTTGGGGAAGGGCTACCCGTTGGAGCGACACCCGTTGACGGCGGAGAATGTGGAGCGACGGCAGAGAACGTGGAAGCAGTCGTGTCGATGGAGAAACTGGGGTTTTCTCCGGTCTGGTCTCTCGTCTCAAGTTGCGGCAGCGAGGATAGAGGAACTCGgattggggtcgacaacgaggcgCCGCTCTATCACCGATTGCGCCTGGGTCGACTGCGAGCGGCAGATGGAGCGGAGTCGTCGGAGAGGGCGGAGTCGGCGGAGAGACCTGGAGTCGCGCGGAGAGGGTTGGGGTTTTGCAGTAGTGTAGGCGGTTATGGAAACTGAGACCGGGAGAAGAAAGAGGAGCTAATGGCGGCAGCACGTCATTATACATGGAATCTGAAAAGTCCGGTCGGCTGTGAGTGCACGTGCGTTCGTATTTGGCTGGGGCTTATTGTAGCTAAATAAAGCCTAGGCTCtaaatacatacatatatatatatatagggaagaggtaatggaagccctgggcttccgttagtgggggaagccccagccaggacgcTAACCAGGTCGCGGTCGGTCCACTGTACGCCAGCACGCGTCATCCATGTATATGATAGCCACGAATCCTGGATGAGACGTGACAGGCAATATACGCATGCATAAATATATGTAGAAATGtgcataaatcatgcatagaaggAATCTTTTGGGCCACGAATCACGGGAACGAATATTACCATGTGTACACCGCTTACGACTGCATGACGCTGTGTAACATGATAGCGTAAATCATGCAACATTTAAATATCCACCGGtttgagataaggaaagacgtgcccCACGTTCGCGTAAATAAAGGCACAGTTACGGGAGGAAACAAATTCTCATTTACAGTCGCTTGTCCACGTTCGTATCTGTGATATTGGCGGCGGTTAACAACTGCATAACGATGCATAAATaaaccgtttacgactgcataacgatgtgtaacatgataacataaaccatgcattatataaatcttgaccggtttgatataaggaaagacgtgctgcataatcgcgtaaataaagggacagttacggtttgagagcattagtagaaggaaataaattttaatttacagccgcagttcgcgggttctgctcgggcagattccagcgtaaaacgtgagctaaaacaacgtaaatgagtacgaaatttagcgtaaatcatatatctgttttgtaacagcgaaTGGGTCCGAAAATTACAGCGTGAAAATTGATCACGTTCGATCATGCACGGATTTTGGCTTGGtcaaatttcagcgtaaaacgtgaaccaaacagcgtaaatgggtatAAATTTTATCGTACATCATCAATCTATTTCGTAACCACGTATGTGGcctaaattacggcgtgaaaatcgcgctcCGTTCGTGCTCGGGTTCTAGGTCAGGTGGATTTAAGCGTAAGACGTGGTCCGAAATAGCGTAAATGGATACGAATTTTAGCGTTAATCAATGATCTGTTTTAAAACGACGAATGTGGTACTTGCTTTTTAGTGGAAGCGTAAAATGCAATAAGAAAGAACCCAAAGACAAAATCTTTTTTTTTGCCGACCTATACATGCGACATGGGGGTGAATTAATAACTGAACGAACCCAAGACAAGAAAGAAAACGATGAAGCCAATTGTTGTTCCTGTATCTTGATCCGTCACGCTCACGCCCGGCCATGGAACTAAGGTTAGAAGAGTAGCCACTAGACAATACAGAGGGCACGGCGGTCAGAAGAACAAGAGCTTGGACTTGGAGCTGCATCTAAAGGGGAGCACGGTGTCGTTGGGCCAGAAGAAGCGGAGCTGGCACGCCAGGCGCGTCCACTGGTCGACGCCGACAATCCCCGCGACCTTCCATCGCGTCTGGGCCTCCCCCTCCACCTGGAACGGCACCACGCCGTCGCGGAGCGCGGCCTCCATGGCGGCGCTGCCGGCGGCGCCCAGCGGGGCGCCCTGCGCGCGCCCCACGTACGCCAGCGGGAGGACACCCCTGGCGGGCACGCAGAACGGGTAGGACCGTGACCTGCACGTCGTCCAGCGCCCCCGTCTGCCCGTacaccagcgcgtacaggctcgccGCCCGCACCGCCACGTACGGCACGCGGGgctgcagcagcagcaccaccacaaggacggccacgacgcccagcagcaccacgaccgcAAGCACCATGAACAACACCACCGCCGCCCACTCCGCCGCGCCCGACCGGTGCCTCCTGAAGCTGTACCGCCGCGGACGCTGAGGCTCCTCCTCCTCGCGCCCCCTCCACGTCCGCCAATCCGCCGGCAGGAGAGCGCCGCGGCGGCCGGGGCTCTCCTGCTCACGGGCGCCtgctcgcacgcccgagggaaccgccgccgccgctaaaacctaatcactggcggcgtgggggtgtttttatagtgacGGCGTGGGACTGGATAATCGTGAGCGCGTGGGCAGGATCGTGGGCCCGATtcacgtaatatgcgcagactgtatttgcataaactgatacacatatcagcataactcgtattataatttagcgtaagcacaggtaggtacaataagccaaaaagggtccggtgcggtctgcacacctcgtcggggcttcctgtagttaaatagagcccagggctctaaatactatatatatatatatatatatatatatatatatatatatatatatatatatatatatatatatatatatatatatatatatatatatatatatatatatatatatatatagacacacATGATATGCTGTCATTTAACCATCCTTGTTTGGTGGCTGCTCTCCTTAGTAGTGATCAATAGACTGAAGGCAGGCCGACCCATTTTCAGTGTGCTCGGAGCAGCCATCAAAATTCAAAAAGCTGAATCACTCGTAATTTAAGTTACGCATAACTTGGACGTTCATATGATAAACATTTAATTATCGCAGCCATTACACACACAGGGAAGACAATATTATAGCTGAAGTAAATTATATAGTATAGCTTGGGCGCTTGGCCAATACGTTTTGCCATTTCACGTAACTTGCACTGAGTTACCACTTACCAATGAAACAACACGATCGATCTCAAGCGAGTGAACAGAGAACGAAAGAACGAACGAACGAAGGCTACACAAGTAGTACACAACAACACAATCCTAGCTAGAAAAGCACGCACTCTGTCTCTGTTTGAGTGGTTTCGAGCAGGCCACGCACGTGCTCGTGCTTCGTCTTCGTCTCCCACACGGCTGATCTATCGTCCGGCAATGGTGGGCAGCGAATTTGTTGGACGGAGCTGAATCAAGAAGACGAGGCTGCTTCTTCAGCGCCGCTTTCGGGTGGCGACGACGACGCGGCCGCTTTTGGGTGCACCTTCTTCTTCAGGAGCCCAAGCAGGCGTCGTCCTCTGCCTGAGACCTTCTTCTCCGCGAGGCGGCCCTGCTTGCTCGTCTTAtcgtcggccgccgccgccgccgcctccatgCGCCGGAGCTTCTCCTTGCACGCGTTCTTGAGCACGTACGCCTCCACCAAGTCTCCTCCCATCATGGACGCCATGGCGAGATCTCTTAGCAAGCTAATATCTTTCTCCTCGGATCTTCTCCTATATATGTCTGCTCAAATAAAGCTGCCTGAACGAACTAGCTCTGCTGCTGCGCGGTCTCTCCGTGACCCGTGACGTTTCGAGCTGGGTTGAGCTTGCGTTGCGCTGCTTCTAATTTATAGCCGGCACGATATAGGGCGGTGAGCGGAGCATGGGCCGTAGACTTTTTGGCACGCGAGCAGAGAAAAAAAAAGGCTAGGAAACTGCCAGAGCGGCGGAGAATCTCGGTTACTTGGGCCGCGCGGAAGCTATCGCCCTCGTCCGCAACTCCGCATGCTGAAACACTGATGAATTTTCCGCGATGTCACGCGTGACGCACCAGCCGGCCGCACCAAGTCTCCCGTGCAACGCCAGGGTCGTCGGTCGGGGTTCGGCTGGTGTTCCGTTGGGGGCCGGGCCTGACGTCACGGTCGCGGGTAGTCCTCCAGCGTGTGAATTCCGGTAGAGATTGGTGCAGTGCCGGCTAGTGAGAGAGTCCGTCGCGGCGGCGAAGACGGGTTCCGTTATTGACGCGCGGCCGGTCCAAGCGTCAAACGTGCACGTGACTTTATGGTTCCCGCGTGGAAAGTAGTCTTTTACTTCTAAAGTCGCTAAAAATTAAATTATTTCTATTGGATTTATTATAAGAAAAGGGACTATATTTGTGGCATTAAATTTGATATCATTATATGTATGTATGCACGTAATAAAACATTTTTATAATATATTTATCTGGTGCTATAAATATTATTGTCTTCTTTACAAAGTTGAAGCTACTGAATATAGTTTGACTTAATATAGTTTGACTTAGGAGATGTTTAAGGACTAATTTTTTGTCCtaccattttattccattttagtctctaaattgctaaatacgggcatatttagcaatttagggactaaaatagaataaaattgagagactaaaaattagtctctataAACCAAACACCTTATTAAATGCTTGTTCGGTTAGGAGTGAATTGAGAGTGACTGGAGGAGATTAAATCACTTTCTAGTCAAAATTAAATAAAAGGGATTCAATTCCCCTCAATCCTCTCCGCTGTGGGTGAAATCGACATGCCCTAATGTGGTTATAGGAGTTGATTTTTTTTGTGGGTCAAGGGGGATATGGAAGGGGTAGTTTTTTGCCTACCGCAAACGTAACTGATTGCTGAAGAGCTAGAGAGAATTAGGCGTTAAGATCAAAAGAGATATAGGGATACTTCTCGGTGCCTTATCCTCTGCGACATCGATGGTGATCCTTCACAAATTTTGCACGCCTATGCATGTCGATCTAACATGTTGCTTTGTCTTGAAGAGTAGCACGACGACATCTACATATGCTTAATCGAATGACATAGTACAACACGTACGAGCCCCTCTAAACACGACATGATGGTACCGAGCCTAGAACGACATGGGAGTGAGCTATAGTTGTGCCCTGTTGTGCTCGCTGGACATGGCAAAGGACTTGATCATGTTGTATCGGCCCAATGAGCTCGTTAGACCCGCACCATCACGCTGGACCTTAGTGTCGCCGCCTCATCAAGATCGGAGGAAGCATATTTGTGTCGTAAGAACGGAGGAGGCACGATAGATCTTCGAGAATCTAGATATAGTTAGCATCAGTGAGCCCTTGTCTTATACATCACAGTAGTGCCGATGGAGCGGGCAAGGACCAACCAAGCAAATAAAGGGGAAGGAAAGGAGATCGACGACGCCTAGAATGTGTTTGTAGAGAAGAGGGGAAGCTAGTAGGCGATATGGAGGTGACTGGTATGGTATATGAGGGTTAGTTTGTGTTGAGCAGCATTTATGAAACGGAAATAgacctaatcatttcctataatcgattttagtgattgacgaccaacacaaatcacgtggactaactaggttGTCTAGATATTATTTATCAcatgtgcataaggttcaacacaaaccaagaaagaaattcagtttggGACTCAATCAAAATCGGAGcaagacttagagtgtgctgaaatttggcgcaccggacattgtccggtgcaccaggctcgaGCTCaatcaaaccagccactctcggaaaTTCTAGGGacaccctccgctataattcgccagactgtccggtgtgccaccagactatcCGATGAGGGAGCGGAGCCACGGCTCCCTGTGCATTAACGGTCGACTGCTCAGATGAACAGTGTCAAACAGTGCCGCGCAGATGTCAGagtgcagaagtcagaggtcaccggacggtctggtgtgacaccggactgtccggtgcagcaaaaagacaacgtcctccaacggtcaacagctccaaaccctaacgtccTCCaatgtattttcaattggtatttgatttagcctaaaaatgaattttcaattggtatcttaaagtcaattttcaattggtatctcatttgtaTGAAAAAAATTCAATTGGTTTTTGGTATCCATTTCAAAAAccatcttgaaagctaaggggataaTTCATTcaaggggagcttttatttagtcaaagaaaaagcatttgaaacatgggggaatttcaaatcctaaaaatgcttcttacaatgttattcctatacctttgactatttgcaaaagattttttgaaaggatttttccaatagatttgcaaaaacaaataagtggtgcaaatgtggtacagaatgttaaataagagaaaagcaatccattcatatgcaTAAAGCCTTTCATTGgtataattctaagtaacctatgcacatcaatCCCAAATCGCAAACTAgtgtcggtgtgcaccggatagtgcacCAGGCTCGAGCTCAATCAaatcagccactctcgggaattccacgGACACCCTCCGCTatatttcaccggactgtccggtgtgccaccagactgtctggtgagctagcggagcaacggctccctgcgcgccaacggtcgactgctcagaTGAACAATGTCAAACAGTGCAGACTATCCGGTGCAGCAAAAAGACAACGCCCtccaacggtcaacagctccaaaccctaacgaacACGCTGAcatggtgcgcaccggacagtgaacagtgactgtccggtgcgccaccagactgtccggtgcgcccatcgccagcaacagctaggaagtggttgggggctataaataccccctcaaccacctcattcaaagccatccaagccTTCTAAAAtattcattcattgcaagagataAGTCCaatactccaagacacaatcaaagcaagcaATCCACTCCATGTTCccaaaaatcaactctagtgcttaagggcttgtggaaggatcacttgtgttcttttgttgctcttgtcactTGGATTGCCTCCTTCCTTTCTCATTCcatttctcaagtgctttgtaaagctaagcaagagacaccaagtgtgtggtggtccttgcggggttttagtgacccgtgtgattaaaggaaggctcactcggtctaagtgaccgtttgagagagagggaaagggttgaaatagacccaacctttgtggcctcctcaacagggactaggttctttggaaccgaacctcggtaaaacaaatcaccgtgtctactcgctttgattctcgcttgatttgtttgccctctttcctctctctaacatttctttgctagtattgatttgagtttgctcccatacgtcatccacatttcttgagcaactcttagcaagagaaataaTCTTTCGgacttgttgagtttggagcgcaggcacctcaagtgggggacgaggactacgactcggacgaggccgctcaaattaggcactttaactcccaagccacttctatactcctcgcctctctatgtcgagaggagtataataaggtgcaagggttaaagaacgccaaagaaatttgggacgtcctcaaaaccgtgcacgaaggggacaaagtgacaaagatcaccaaaagcgaaacgatcgagggagaactcggtcgattcgtcgtcaacaaaggggaagagccgcaagccatgtacagctggctcaagacgatggtcaaccaagtgcgcaacctcaggagcaccaaatggtatgaccatgaaatggtcaaggatattctaagatcccttgttttttgtaaccctactcaagtacaattaattcatggggatcctagatacaaacagatgtctcccgaggaggttattggcaagtttgtgagctttgaactaatgatcaaagactccaaacatattgtcatcttggagcaaggcgccacctccacacctgaggtgcaacccgttgtatTTAAGGCAACGAAAGAAAataaggagtctacaccaagtagggttCCAATCGACGCATCCAagatcgacaacgaggagatggcgctcatcatcaagagctttcgccaaatcctcaagcaaaaaggggaaggactacaagccctctccaaaagggtgtgctaccagTGTGGTATGTCCATATTCTAGCGAAAGTGatagggacgaagacaagaaggggaagaagaaggagaaaaagagatactacaagaagaagggcgacgaggcgcacatggggcgcgaatgggactccgacgagagctccaccaactcctccgacgaggacgccaccaacattgccgtcaacaagagcctcctcttccccaacgtctgccacaagtgtctcatggcaaaggatggcaaaaaaaagaaggtacattctagaagtacccccacatatactacatctagtgatgaggttagttctagtgataatgaagatgatttagtttctctctttgccaaccttaccatggaccaaaagaaaaaattgaatgaattaattgaaaccattaatgagaaggatgatctcttggaatgccaataggacttgctcgttaaagaaaataaaaaaaatgtttAGTTGAAAAattcttatgctctagaagtagaaaaatgtgaaaatttgtctaaagagcttagcatttgcaatgattcagtttcatgtcttagagatgagaatgctagtttaaatgctaagattgatgaattgaatatttGCTAACCCTCTACATCTTCTGTTGagaatgttactatttgcactaaatgtagagatattaatgttgaagctattgatgatcacattgCTGTGAttatacaacaaaatgatcacatagccacattaaatgctaaaatagccgagcatgagctagaaaatgaaaaatttaaatttgctagaagcatgctctataatgggagacaccctggcattaaggatgacattaggTTCCAACAAGAAAaccaaagcaatgtcaagcttaatgcccctaagaaattgtctaattttgttaagggtaaggctcccatggttcaggatagagaggggtacattttatatcctgatatctatcctgagcacaaaattaggaaatccatgctagaaaacctcacactaTTTCTCATCATTTTTTATGTATAGGAATGAGGcctctagttctaggcataccactaatgttaaaatgcctaaaaagaaaatttctaatgcatcaaatgaacataatatttcatttaagacttttgatgcttcctatgtgctaacaaacaaatcaggcaaagtagttgccaaatatgttgggggcaaacacaagagtccaaagacttgtgtttaggtacccaaggtgctttttctaatgtaaaaggacccaagaccgtatgggtacctaagaacagggcctaaatttgttttgtaggtttatgcatccggtggataaAGTtgaataatcgatagcgggtgcacaaaccacatgacaggggagaaaaggatgttctcctcatacgagaaaaatgaagatccccaaagagctatcacattcggggatgtaaatcaaggtttgggtaaaattgctatatcccctgaccattctatttccaatgtttttctggtagattcattagactacaattttctttctgtttctcaattatgcaaaatgggctacaactatctatttactgatataggtgttactgtctttagaagaagtgatgattcaatagcatttaagggagtgttagatggtcagctatatttagttgattttaatgataacaaagctgagcttgacactttcttaattgctaagacaaACATGggttggtgaaagtcgcctagagggggggggggtgaataggcggaatctgaattttacaaacttaaacacacactacaagccggggttagcgttagaattaaattagagtccaaaagagagggaaaacaaatcaacaaagaaataaagcggataaacacggtgatttgttttaccgaggttcggttcttgcaaacctactccccgttgaggtggtcacaaagaccgggtctctttcaaccctttccctctctcaaacggtcacttagaccgagtgagcttctcttctcaaatgggacacttagtccactacaaggaccaccacaacttggtgtctttttctttgattacaatgatcttgagaacaagaaaggaggaagaaggaaagcaatccaagcgcaagagctcaaaagaacacaaaagtctctctctctagtcactaatttgtttggagtgattccggacttgggagaggatttgatctctttgtttgtgtcttggaatgaagtctagagctcttgtatgaggtttgatggctgaaaacttggatgcattgaagtgtggtggttggggggtatttatagccccaaccaccaaaatgaccgttggtgagggcttctgtcgtatggcgcactggacatgtccggtgcgccaccggacatgtccggtgcgctagccacgtcaccaggccgttgggttccgaccgttggagcttctgacaacggggccaccggacagtccggtggtgcaccggacaggccctgttcactgtccagtgcgccatctgacgcctgctccgactctgcgcgcgcagtcggcactgttcactattcactgtagcgttgcagatgaccgttggcgcttgtagctgttgctccgcttggcacaccggacagtccggtcctataccggacagtccgatgaattatagcggagcggcctccccgaattcccgaagctgagcagttcagagtgattctccctggtgcaccggacactgtccggtggcacaccggacagtccggtgcgccagaccaaggcagccttcggttgctttgctcctttTTACTTGAACCCTttattggactttttattggtttattgtgaacctttggcacctgtagaacttataatctagagcaaactagttagtccaattatttgtgttgggcaattcaaccaccaaaatcatttaggaaaaggtgtgagcctatttccctttcaatctccccctttttggtgattgatgccaacacaaaccaaagcaaatatataagtgtagaattgaactagtttgcataaggtaagtgcaaaggttacttggaattaaaccaatatacattttataagatatgcatggatgctttcttctattttaatattttggaccacgcttgcaccacttgttttgtttttgcaaactcttttggaaattcttttcaaagtttttttgcaaatagtcaaaggtaaatgaataagattttgagaagcattttcaagatttgaaattttctcccctgtttcaaatgcttttcctttgactaaacaaaactcccccttaatgaaattctcctcttagtgttcaagagggttttagatattaattttgaaaggagttataccaatttgaatatTCTATCAAAGATAAGATACCATTTgaaaaaccttcttttaatacaaatttgaaagacttcaTTTTT
Proteins encoded:
- the LOC100278951 gene encoding uncharacterized protein, with protein sequence MASMMGGDLVEAYVLKNACKEKLRRMEAAAAAADDKTSKQGRLAEKKVSGRGRRLLGLLKKKVHPKAAASSSPPESGAEEAASSS